Proteins encoded by one window of Blautia argi:
- a CDS encoding ATP-binding cassette domain-containing protein — MLQIKKLNLTHKKDLRIILNDFNLVLNDGDKAVIIGEEGNGKSTLMKWIYNPSLVENYIEADGERIMGHERLGYLPQEMLDEDKEKTIYEYFSEEEIFWEKTPKELSVIAGKFGMKNDFFYSNQTMGSLSGGEKVKTQLMRLFIRDVSVLLLDEPSNDIDIATLTLLEKIINDWKHIVLFISHDETLIERTANMVIHIEQIIRKTKARYTVAKLPYRRYVEERLHKFEIQKQRALSDRREKKIRDEKYQRVMQSVQGALRSCTRQAPSVAKNLKDKMHTVKAMERRFEKEDENMTQMPEQEEAIFVKLGDENSHIPAGKTVIEYELSKLVTPDGKRILAEGIHLKIKGSEKICMIGANGAGKTTLLKKIAEELLNRNDIKAEYMPQTYEDLLDLDVTPVDYLDKTGDKEERTRIRTYLGSLKYTPDEMEHPIRELSGGQKAKVLLLRMSLSGANVLILDEPTRNFSPLSGPVIRKMLREFPGAVISISHDRKYIEEVCDKIYQLNPNGLQLIGD; from the coding sequence ATGTTGCAGATAAAAAAATTAAATTTAACACATAAAAAAGACCTGAGAATAATTCTTAATGATTTCAACCTTGTGCTAAATGATGGAGATAAGGCAGTTATTATTGGAGAAGAGGGAAATGGGAAATCGACATTAATGAAGTGGATATACAATCCGTCGCTTGTAGAAAACTATATAGAAGCAGATGGGGAAAGGATAATGGGACACGAACGTCTTGGTTATCTTCCGCAGGAGATGCTCGATGAAGATAAGGAAAAAACAATATACGAATATTTTTCTGAAGAGGAAATATTCTGGGAGAAAACGCCTAAAGAATTGTCTGTTATTGCGGGAAAATTTGGAATGAAAAATGATTTTTTCTACAGTAACCAGACAATGGGTAGTCTTTCAGGAGGCGAAAAAGTCAAGACACAACTTATGAGGCTTTTCATTCGCGATGTTTCTGTGCTGTTGTTGGACGAACCTTCCAATGACATCGACATTGCGACGCTTACATTACTGGAAAAAATCATAAATGACTGGAAGCACATTGTGCTTTTTATTTCACACGATGAAACGCTGATAGAGCGTACTGCCAACATGGTGATACATATCGAGCAGATTATACGAAAAACAAAGGCGAGATATACCGTGGCAAAGCTTCCCTATAGACGCTATGTGGAAGAACGGCTTCATAAATTTGAAATCCAAAAACAGCGGGCACTGAGTGACCGTAGGGAGAAAAAGATTCGCGATGAAAAATATCAAAGAGTTATGCAGAGTGTACAAGGTGCATTAAGAAGTTGTACCAGACAAGCACCGTCTGTTGCCAAAAACTTAAAGGACAAAATGCATACGGTTAAGGCAATGGAACGAAGATTTGAAAAAGAAGATGAAAATATGACTCAGATGCCGGAACAGGAAGAAGCAATCTTTGTCAAATTAGGGGATGAAAACTCACACATTCCCGCAGGAAAAACGGTCATAGAATATGAACTTTCAAAGCTTGTGACTCCGGATGGCAAAAGAATTTTAGCAGAAGGAATTCATTTAAAAATAAAAGGTTCAGAAAAAATCTGTATGATAGGAGCCAACGGGGCAGGAAAAACGACTCTTCTAAAAAAGATAGCGGAAGAACTCCTAAATCGGAATGACATTAAAGCAGAATATATGCCTCAAACTTATGAAGACCTGCTGGATTTGGATGTTACACCGGTTGATTACCTTGATAAAACAGGAGATAAAGAAGAGCGTACAAGAATTAGAACATACCTTGGTTCACTTAAATACACACCAGATGAAATGGAGCATCCGATTCGGGAGTTATCAGGCGGACAAAAGGCGAAAGTGCTTCTCTTGAGGATGAGCTTAAGTGGTGCAAATGTTCTTATTCTGGATGAACCGACAAGAAATTTTTCACCATTGTCCGGTCCGGTAATAAGAAAAATGCTCCGAGAATTTCCGGGGGCTGTCATTAGCATTTCTCACGATAGAAAGTATATTGAAGAGGTGTGCGATAAAATATATCAGCTAAATCCTAATGGATTACAGCTAATTGGTGATTGA
- a CDS encoding TnpV protein: MTKTIFEEMGGTYRQVGDYLLPNITVPAEEEIEPIGLWGKRHARHLKEHYKVLYMNLLTSGKLHSYLAEVDKQAEDMFLRLVKEYADRQDVTEQLKKDNPYEWIGRMNNIQACVREVVGTELIYT, encoded by the coding sequence ATGACAAAGACAATTTTTGAAGAAATGGGCGGAACTTATAGACAGGTGGGTGATTATTTATTGCCGAACATCACAGTACCAGCCGAAGAAGAAATAGAGCCGATTGGTTTATGGGGGAAACGACATGCAAGGCATTTAAAGGAACACTATAAAGTGTTATATATGAACCTGCTGACAAGCGGAAAGCTGCATAGTTATCTTGCAGAAGTCGATAAGCAAGCAGAGGATATGTTTCTTCGACTGGTAAAGGAATATGCCGACAGACAAGATGTGACGGAACAATTAAAGAAAGATAATCCCTACGAATGGATTGGAAGAATGAATAATATTCAGGCTTGTGTGAGGGAAGTTGTAGGAACGGAGTTGATTTACACATAA
- a CDS encoding plasmid recombination protein: MVGKGSVNHNSRKFRAENVDGTRTHLNIDYCNENIKTVYHELFDEALERYNAKQIRSDRKIKDYYEKIRSSKQEKPFHEIILQVGGKGNMNADTENGELAKQILDEYYQGFQERNPQLRVFSAHLHMDEATPHLHIDFVPFTTGSKRGLDTRVSLKQALATQGFKGGSRGDTEWSQWIQSEKEQLAAVMERYGIEWEHLGTHEKHLSVLDYKKQEREKEVAALGAKIEQKQIEFDVLSERVLNYDKAKDELSNLEIELDTAPKYQLPEPEKFMTAKAYKTKMAEPVVRKLKQLVKTVLARCFEGWDNYHRLNTANAQLYRTNQRLEKVNERLTEENKILKAENKDYSLLRKVFGRKQIDDLLEQARTVKGRKRDNTRSR; the protein is encoded by the coding sequence ATGGTCGGTAAAGGCTCGGTCAATCACAATAGCCGAAAGTTCCGAGCAGAAAATGTAGACGGAACTCGTACTCATCTCAATATCGACTACTGCAATGAAAATATAAAGACAGTTTATCACGAATTGTTTGATGAAGCATTGGAAAGATACAATGCCAAGCAGATAAGGTCAGACCGAAAGATAAAAGATTATTATGAAAAAATCCGAAGTTCCAAGCAGGAAAAACCGTTCCACGAAATCATTTTACAGGTGGGCGGTAAGGGAAATATGAACGCCGATACGGAAAACGGAGAACTGGCAAAGCAGATTTTAGATGAATACTATCAGGGTTTTCAGGAGCGAAATCCACAGCTTCGGGTGTTCTCGGCTCATCTGCATATGGATGAAGCTACACCACATCTGCACATAGATTTTGTACCTTTTACCACAGGCAGCAAGCGTGGACTTGATACAAGAGTGTCACTAAAGCAGGCTCTTGCAACGCAAGGTTTTAAGGGCGGCAGTCGTGGCGATACGGAGTGGTCGCAATGGATACAGTCCGAAAAAGAACAGCTTGCGGCGGTGATGGAACGTTATGGGATTGAGTGGGAACATTTAGGCACACACGAAAAACATCTTTCTGTTTTGGATTATAAAAAGCAGGAAAGAGAAAAAGAAGTGGCGGCATTAGGTGCGAAAATCGAGCAGAAACAGATTGAATTTGATGTGTTGTCGGAACGAGTATTGAACTATGATAAGGCAAAAGACGAGCTGTCAAATCTTGAAATAGAGCTTGATACTGCACCGAAATATCAGTTGCCAGAACCAGAGAAATTTATGACTGCAAAGGCATATAAAACCAAAATGGCAGAGCCGGTTGTAAGGAAATTGAAGCAACTTGTCAAAACGGTGCTTGCCCGCTGCTTTGAGGGGTGGGACAACTATCATAGGCTGAATACAGCGAATGCACAGTTATACCGCACCAATCAGCGTTTGGAGAAAGTCAATGAAAGATTGACCGAAGAAAACAAAATCCTAAAAGCAGAAAATAAAGATTACAGCCTGCTCCGTAAGGTTTTTGGTCGCAAACAGATAGATGATTTGTTGGAGCAGGCAAGAACAGTTAAAGGTCGCAAGCGTGATAATACACGATCACGATAG
- a CDS encoding AAA family ATPase, whose product MENKKEMTIPNVSAATDAEQSLSKCTDNSIVNQDTDFKGYEQSFEEMQREILRQLDPSYLKTVSMTTLYDTVFEVQTPLIDGLLQRGTYLFVGSPKVGKSFMMAQLAYHISTGTPLWEYKVRKATVLYFALEDDYPRLQKRLFQMFGAKETGNLYFATECKTVNGGLEEQIRGFMREHPDTGLIIIDTLKRVREAGGADYSYASDYDVVARLKALADSYKVSMLIVHHTRKQKSEDIFDMISGTNGLMGAADGAFVLSKDKRTSNNATLDVAGRDQQDMKIHLVRDSERLVWNFAKSETEMWKEPPEPLLEKIADTLFSESDRWEGTASELCERLAVDIKPNVLSLRLSINASRLFRDYGIRYQNSRTHDGRKVSLWKETEQTA is encoded by the coding sequence ATGGAGAATAAAAAAGAAATGACTATTCCAAATGTATCTGCGGCAACAGATGCGGAACAGTCACTTTCCAAATGTACTGACAATAGTATAGTCAATCAGGATACGGATTTCAAGGGGTACGAGCAATCTTTTGAAGAAATGCAAAGGGAAATACTCAGACAGTTAGACCCTTCCTATCTGAAAACAGTATCAATGACAACGCTGTATGATACGGTGTTTGAGGTTCAGACACCACTTATCGACGGTCTGCTCCAAAGGGGAACTTACCTTTTCGTAGGTTCCCCGAAAGTGGGAAAGAGCTTTATGATGGCACAGCTTGCCTATCATATCAGCACAGGCACACCGCTTTGGGAGTATAAGGTGCGTAAGGCAACGGTGCTTTATTTTGCCCTTGAAGATGATTACCCACGTTTGCAGAAGCGATTGTTTCAGATGTTCGGTGCAAAGGAGACAGGCAATCTGTATTTCGCAACGGAATGTAAAACGGTCAATGGCGGACTGGAAGAACAGATAAGAGGGTTTATGAGGGAACACCCAGACACAGGCTTGATTATCATAGACACCTTAAAGCGTGTGCGTGAAGCAGGCGGAGCAGATTACAGCTACGCAAGTGATTATGATGTTGTGGCAAGGCTGAAAGCGTTGGCAGACAGTTACAAGGTTTCAATGCTTATTGTTCATCATACACGCAAACAAAAATCGGAAGATATATTCGATATGATTTCAGGCACGAATGGTCTGATGGGTGCGGCAGACGGTGCATTTGTTCTCAGTAAGGACAAGCGTACTTCCAACAATGCCACACTTGATGTTGCTGGCAGAGACCAGCAGGATATGAAAATCCATCTTGTAAGGGACAGCGAGCGATTGGTGTGGAACTTTGCAAAATCGGAAACGGAGATGTGGAAAGAACCGCCCGAACCTCTGCTTGAGAAGATAGCGGATACGCTCTTTTCGGAAAGTGACAGATGGGAAGGAACTGCTTCGGAACTTTGCGAAAGGCTTGCGGTGGATATAAAGCCGAATGTACTTTCTTTAAGGCTCAGTATCAACGCAAGCAGGCTGTTTCGTGATTACGGTATCCGTTATCAGAACAGCCGCACACACGACGGAAGAAAGGTTTCACTTTGGAAAGAAACCGAGCAGACGGCGTGA
- a CDS encoding plasmid mobilization protein translates to MSAKNRDNKNRWRNITVGFRVSPEENELINRAVALSGLPKQEYCYRRCLNQDVVVQGNPRVYKALKTEFATVLAELKRIEAGKGVDDELLSVIELISIILGGLKGEDANGE, encoded by the coding sequence ATGTCAGCTAAGAACAGAGATAACAAAAATCGTTGGAGGAATATCACAGTAGGGTTTCGAGTATCGCCCGAAGAAAACGAACTCATTAACAGAGCTGTAGCTCTATCAGGATTGCCAAAACAGGAGTATTGTTACCGCCGTTGCTTAAATCAGGATGTGGTGGTACAGGGCAATCCGAGAGTGTATAAGGCGTTGAAAACGGAATTTGCCACAGTCCTTGCGGAACTGAAAAGGATTGAAGCAGGAAAAGGTGTGGATGATGAACTGCTGAGTGTAATAGAACTGATTTCCATTATTCTCGGCGGTTTGAAAGGAGAGGATGCGAATGGAGAATAA
- a CDS encoding site-specific integrase has translation MPVFKNEDNGTWYVMARYVNWKGERKQKCKRGFATKREAQEWERMFKLQTSSDLDMSFEAFTELYINDVKNRLKENTWLTKEHIIRTKILPYFGKLKISEISTKEIITWQNEMLAYRDEKKKPYSQTYLKTLHNQLSAIFNHAVRYYELRSNPAAKVGNMGREEHKEMLFWTKEEYKKFSFEMMDKPVSFYAFEMLYWCGIREGELLALTPADFNFDKETVTINKSYQRLKGQDVITSPKTKKSNRTIKMPKFLCEEMKEYLGMLYGLKKKDRIFTVTKSYLHHEMDRGAKAAGVKRIRIHDLRHSHISLLIDMGFSAVAIADRVGHESIDITYQYAHLFPSKQIEMAEKLDDLGKGDFENVS, from the coding sequence ATGCCGGTATTTAAGAATGAAGATAACGGTACTTGGTATGTGATGGCAAGGTATGTGAACTGGAAAGGGGAACGCAAGCAGAAATGCAAGCGTGGCTTTGCTACCAAACGAGAAGCACAGGAATGGGAAAGAATGTTCAAATTGCAGACTTCTTCAGACCTTGATATGAGTTTTGAAGCCTTTACGGAGCTTTATATCAATGATGTGAAGAACCGTTTGAAGGAAAACACGTGGCTTACCAAAGAGCATATCATACGCACAAAGATACTTCCGTATTTCGGGAAACTGAAAATCAGCGAGATTTCCACAAAGGAGATTATTACTTGGCAGAATGAAATGCTTGCCTATCGTGATGAGAAGAAAAAGCCTTATTCACAGACGTATCTGAAAACGCTGCACAATCAGTTGTCCGCCATTTTCAATCACGCTGTCCGCTACTATGAACTGCGTTCCAATCCTGCGGCAAAGGTGGGAAATATGGGACGTGAGGAACACAAGGAAATGCTGTTCTGGACAAAGGAAGAATACAAGAAATTCTCTTTTGAGATGATGGACAAGCCTGTTTCCTTTTATGCGTTTGAAATGCTTTACTGGTGCGGTATCCGAGAGGGCGAGCTGTTAGCTTTGACTCCGGCAGATTTCAACTTTGATAAGGAAACAGTCACAATCAATAAATCCTATCAGCGTTTGAAAGGGCAGGATGTGATTACTTCTCCGAAAACGAAAAAGAGCAACCGCACGATTAAAATGCCGAAGTTTCTGTGTGAGGAAATGAAAGAATATCTCGGTATGCTTTACGGATTGAAGAAGAAAGACCGTATCTTTACGGTGACGAAAAGCTATCTTCATCACGAGATGGACAGAGGGGCAAAGGCGGCAGGCGTGAAGCGTATCCGCATTCACGATCTCCGTCACAGCCACATTTCACTCTTGATTGATATGGGCTTTTCTGCGGTGGCGATTGCTGACCGAGTTGGTCACGAAAGTATTGATATTACTTATCAGTACGCACACCTCTTTCCGTCAAAGCAGATTGAGATGGCAGAAAAATTAGATGATTTAGGGAAAGGAGATTTTGAAAATGTCAGCTAA
- a CDS encoding helix-turn-helix domain-containing protein, whose product MENRFIRAEDVAQELNVSKPYAYKLIRQLNEELKAKGFITIAGRVNRQYFYERLYGAGKGEM is encoded by the coding sequence ATGGAAAACAGATTTATCCGAGCCGAAGATGTGGCTCAGGAACTAAACGTATCAAAACCTTATGCATATAAACTCATCAGACAATTAAATGAGGAATTGAAAGCAAAGGGCTTTATTACGATTGCAGGGCGTGTAAATCGCCAGTATTTTTACGAAAGGCTCTACGGAGCAGGAAAGGGGGAAATGTAA
- a CDS encoding helix-turn-helix domain-containing protein, whose amino-acid sequence MAISERIHFFRLMRGMTQKYLGTAIGFPEKSADVRLAQYETGTRKPKADLTNALAQVLDVSPQALDVPDIDSYIGLMHTLFTLEDIYGLTVSEADGEVCLKVNKDKGREAYELLKMLYAWKEQADKLSSEEINREEYDNWRYHYPEFDTTQRWAKVPSQELSDALVEAFKDHLKDK is encoded by the coding sequence ATGGCTATCAGCGAAAGAATACATTTTTTCAGACTAATGCGTGGTATGACACAAAAGTATCTCGGTACAGCAATCGGTTTTCCAGAAAAGAGTGCTGATGTGCGTTTGGCACAGTACGAAACTGGTACACGCAAACCGAAAGCAGACCTTACAAATGCATTGGCACAGGTGCTTGATGTTTCTCCACAGGCTCTTGATGTTCCTGACATAGACAGCTATATCGGTCTTATGCACACTCTGTTTACCCTTGAAGATATTTACGGTCTTACTGTCAGTGAAGCAGACGGAGAGGTATGCTTAAAGGTCAACAAGGACAAAGGCAGAGAAGCATATGAACTCCTCAAAATGCTGTATGCTTGGAAAGAACAGGCAGACAAGCTATCTTCCGAAGAAATCAACAGAGAAGAATACGATAACTGGCGTTACCATTATCCAGAGTTCGACACCACACAGCGTTGGGCAAAAGTTCCATCACAGGAATTAAGTGACGCTCTCGTGGAAGCATTCAAAGACCACTTGAAAGATAAATAA
- a CDS encoding cation diffusion facilitator family transporter: MGKQKEAVTLEEQNKNTAMRVSVVSIVWNVVLSLFKLIAGIVGHSGAMISDAVHSASDVFSTFVVILGVNIASRQSDEDHQYGHDRLECVAAIILAVVLFATGIGIGIGGVNKILGRDFGNTEIPGMIALAAAVVSIGVKEAMFWYTRAAAKKINSGALMADAWHHRSDALSSVGAFVGILGARMGFPVLDPLASVVICIFIAKAAYDIFKDAIDKMVDKSCDEETERAMREVILKQAGVQRVDMLHTRLFGARIYVDIEISADGEMTLREGHEIAQEVHDRIEEEFPLVKHCMVHVNPV; encoded by the coding sequence ATGGGAAAGCAAAAAGAAGCAGTTACTTTAGAAGAGCAAAACAAAAATACAGCCATGAGAGTGTCTGTAGTAAGCATTGTCTGGAATGTGGTGTTGTCCCTGTTTAAACTGATAGCCGGCATTGTGGGACATTCCGGAGCCATGATTTCAGATGCAGTACATTCTGCCTCAGATGTGTTCAGTACCTTTGTGGTGATTTTGGGAGTGAATATTGCCAGTCGTCAGTCTGATGAAGACCACCAGTATGGGCATGACCGACTGGAGTGTGTGGCAGCAATTATTTTGGCGGTGGTATTATTTGCTACAGGCATTGGCATTGGAATCGGCGGTGTGAATAAGATTCTCGGAAGGGATTTTGGAAATACGGAAATTCCAGGTATGATTGCTCTGGCAGCAGCCGTGGTATCCATTGGCGTAAAAGAGGCGATGTTCTGGTACACAAGGGCAGCGGCAAAAAAGATAAACTCCGGTGCTTTAATGGCAGATGCCTGGCATCACCGTTCCGATGCTCTGTCATCAGTTGGCGCTTTCGTGGGTATCCTGGGAGCGCGAATGGGCTTCCCGGTTTTGGACCCATTGGCCAGTGTGGTTATCTGTATTTTTATTGCAAAGGCTGCGTATGATATTTTTAAAGATGCCATTGATAAAATGGTGGATAAGTCCTGTGACGAGGAAACAGAACGGGCCATGCGGGAAGTGATTTTGAAGCAGGCAGGGGTGCAGAGGGTAGATATGCTGCACACAAGACTGTTTGGTGCCAGAATTTATGTAGATATCGAAATTTCAGCAGATGGGGAAATGACATTGCGGGAAGGTCATGAGATTGCCCAGGAGGTTCACGATAGGATAGAGGAAGAATTTCCACTGGTGAAGCACTGTATGGTACATGTAAATCCTGTTTAA
- a CDS encoding pentapeptide repeat-containing protein: MRRWFNEDMKMSKRGFKEPSVPKTLFPVHDGLALLQEAKAQETEIVRREISGIYLTRFDGSGLSFQQTVFQNCRFMGCNFNETFFKDVKFINCDFYQSGFSDAGFKNCAFLSCKGDGADFYGSSMYHVSFQDCVMKEALFDAGKMSYVKGSHTDFSKSGFSKCKMSNMDWNRVSFREANFFKTVLKGIDFTTCGIEGIVLSEGKGELEGMVVNTLQALDFAKSLGIVIQSEKSEKG; the protein is encoded by the coding sequence ATGCGTCGCTGGTTTAATGAGGATATGAAAATGAGCAAAAGAGGATTTAAAGAACCGTCTGTTCCGAAAACACTTTTTCCTGTACATGACGGGCTGGCTTTGCTTCAGGAAGCAAAGGCTCAAGAAACGGAAATCGTAAGACGGGAAATAAGCGGAATTTATCTGACAAGATTTGATGGCAGCGGTTTATCTTTTCAGCAGACTGTATTTCAGAACTGCAGGTTTATGGGCTGTAATTTTAATGAAACCTTCTTCAAAGATGTAAAATTTATAAACTGTGATTTTTATCAGTCCGGATTCAGTGATGCGGGGTTTAAAAACTGTGCCTTTCTATCCTGTAAAGGAGATGGCGCAGATTTCTATGGAAGCAGCATGTACCATGTGTCTTTTCAGGACTGCGTTATGAAGGAAGCGCTGTTTGACGCAGGAAAAATGAGTTACGTCAAAGGCAGTCATACAGATTTTTCAAAATCCGGCTTCAGTAAATGCAAAATGTCAAATATGGATTGGAACAGGGTTTCTTTCCGGGAAGCAAATTTCTTTAAAACGGTACTGAAGGGAATTGACTTTACTACCTGTGGGATTGAGGGAATTGTCCTTTCAGAGGGAAAAGGAGAACTGGAAGGAATGGTTGTGAATACTCTTCAGGCACTGGATTTCGCCAAAAGTCTGGGAATTGTAATTCAATCAGAAAAATCTGAAAAAGGGTAA
- a CDS encoding DedA family protein: MNDWILQLMNTYGYFGIAFLIMAENLFPPIPSEVILTFAGFFTTYTTLHLPGTILSATIGSLLGAVILYAFGKLLSPFKMDSLISGKVGKTLRLKKEDIQKAMDWFDSKGNYTVFLCRFIPIVRSLISIPAGMANMHFPRFLWLTAWGSFLWNTLLIFLGAWAGSSWQKAARYFGNYTRAAKIVFLIFLFTALLVFWRKKGKKMQ; encoded by the coding sequence ATGAATGACTGGATACTGCAGCTCATGAATACCTACGGCTATTTTGGAATTGCTTTTCTTATTATGGCTGAAAACCTTTTTCCCCCAATTCCTTCTGAGGTAATCCTCACCTTTGCCGGTTTTTTTACTACTTATACGACTCTGCATCTGCCCGGAACTATTCTGTCCGCTACCATTGGAAGTCTTCTCGGAGCTGTGATTCTTTACGCCTTTGGCAAACTACTGTCTCCCTTCAAAATGGATTCCCTGATTTCCGGTAAAGTGGGAAAGACGCTCCGTTTAAAAAAAGAAGATATTCAAAAAGCAATGGACTGGTTTGACAGCAAGGGCAATTATACTGTATTTTTATGCCGCTTTATCCCCATTGTACGAAGTCTCATTTCCATTCCCGCAGGCATGGCAAACATGCACTTTCCCCGATTCTTATGGCTTACCGCCTGGGGAAGCTTTCTATGGAATACTTTGCTGATTTTCCTTGGCGCCTGGGCAGGCTCTTCCTGGCAAAAAGCAGCCCGGTACTTTGGAAATTATACACGAGCTGCCAAAATTGTTTTTCTTATTTTTCTTTTTACAGCGCTTTTGGTCTTTTGGCGAAAAAAGGGCAAAAAAATGCAGTAA
- a CDS encoding homocysteine S-methyltransferase family protein has protein sequence MTKQEFQKLVKQDIIILDGATGSNLMKAGMPRGVCTEKWICENPEPLTKLQRAYRDAGSQVVYAPTFSANAVSLENHGLEKEVRELNLHLVDISRKAVGDACLVAGDVTTTGKQDMPYEQLLDAYKEQIDVLLEAGVDLLVAETMLGVTEPMAVLDAATGRIPVMCTLTVESDGSLFFGGNIYEAVETLEAMGADAVGINCSTGPDQLFSVVENIRKKMEIPLIVKPNAGMPVIDASGCPVYSMGAEEFAGHMKRMTEIGADIIGGCCGTSPDYIRQISKVLGRV, from the coding sequence ATGACAAAGCAGGAATTTCAAAAACTGGTGAAACAGGATATTATAATTTTAGACGGGGCAACAGGATCTAATCTGATGAAAGCCGGAATGCCAAGAGGTGTCTGTACAGAAAAATGGATTTGTGAAAATCCCGAACCGCTTACAAAGTTACAGCGAGCATATCGGGACGCAGGTTCTCAGGTTGTATATGCACCTACTTTTTCGGCAAATGCAGTCAGTCTGGAGAATCACGGTCTGGAAAAAGAGGTGCGTGAATTAAATCTTCATCTGGTGGATATTTCCAGGAAAGCTGTGGGAGATGCCTGTCTGGTGGCTGGAGATGTTACCACTACAGGAAAGCAGGACATGCCTTATGAGCAGCTTTTAGATGCATACAAAGAACAAATTGATGTGCTTCTGGAGGCAGGGGTGGATTTGTTAGTAGCAGAAACCATGCTGGGGGTGACAGAGCCTATGGCGGTGCTGGATGCAGCAACAGGGCGAATTCCGGTGATGTGTACCCTTACCGTGGAATCAGACGGAAGCCTTTTCTTTGGCGGTAATATTTATGAAGCCGTGGAAACACTGGAGGCAATGGGGGCTGATGCTGTGGGAATAAACTGTTCCACAGGGCCGGATCAGTTGTTTTCTGTTGTGGAAAATATCAGAAAGAAAATGGAGATTCCTTTGATTGTAAAACCAAATGCAGGTATGCCGGTAATAGATGCCAGCGGCTGTCCGGTTTACTCCATGGGTGCAGAGGAGTTTGCCGGACATATGAAACGAATGACAGAAATCGGTGCAGATATTATTGGCGGATGCTGCGGAACTTCTCCGGACTATATTCGCCAGATAAGTAAGGTATTAGGAAGAGTTTAG
- the tadA gene encoding tRNA adenosine(34) deaminase TadA: MTQDEKFMKEAKKQAMKAYALKEVPIGCVIVYEGKIIARGYNRRNTDKNTVSHAEMNAIKKASKRLGDWRLEGCTLYVTLEPCQMCAGAIIQARIDRVVIGSMNPKAGCAGSVLNLLEMDGFNHKAEVTRGVLEEECSSMLTGFFKELRKEKAKKKQEEKEKAL, translated from the coding sequence ATGACACAAGATGAAAAATTTATGAAAGAAGCCAAAAAGCAGGCAATGAAGGCTTATGCTTTAAAAGAAGTTCCCATTGGCTGTGTGATTGTTTATGAGGGGAAAATCATTGCCAGAGGATATAACCGGAGAAATACAGATAAAAATACGGTATCTCATGCAGAAATGAATGCTATCAAAAAGGCAAGCAAAAGGCTGGGAGATTGGAGACTTGAAGGGTGTACGCTTTATGTAACCCTGGAACCCTGCCAAATGTGTGCCGGAGCCATTATTCAGGCAAGAATCGACCGGGTGGTAATTGGAAGTATGAATCCAAAGGCGGGCTGTGCAGGTTCTGTGCTGAATTTGTTGGAAATGGACGGATTTAATCATAAAGCAGAGGTGACAAGGGGGGTTCTGGAAGAAGAGTGCAGCAGCATGCTTACGGGATTTTTTAAGGAATTGAGAAAAGAGAAGGCAAAAAAGAAACAGGAAGAAAAGGAGAAAGCATTATGA